Proteins encoded within one genomic window of Procambarus clarkii isolate CNS0578487 chromosome 31, FALCON_Pclarkii_2.0, whole genome shotgun sequence:
- the LOC138370269 gene encoding calcium-binding and coiled-coil domain-containing protein 2-like produces MCDTIRTDQGTKSSEYGKESPERGKESPEHDKESPERDKESPEHDKESPERDKESPEHGKESPERGKESPERDKESPERDKESPEHGKESPERDKESPERDKERPHHDKESPKHDKETWHKQPLIVISVLHPLQ; encoded by the exons ATGTGTGATACTATACG CACTGACCAGGGCACAAAAAGCTCTGAATACGGTAAAGAAAGCCCTGAACGCGGCAAAGAAAGCCCTGAACACGACAAAGAAAGCCCTGAACGCGACAAAGAAAGCCCTGAACACGACAAAGAAAGCCCTGAACGCGACAAAGAAAGCCCTGAACACGGCAAAGAAAGCCCTGAACGCGGCAAAGAAAGCCCTGAACGCGACAAAGAAAGCCCTGAACGCGACAAAGAAAGCCCTGAACACGGTAAAGAAAGCCCTGAACGCGACAAAGAAAGCCCTGAACGCGACAAAGAACGCCCTCACCACGACAAAGAAAGCCCCAAACACGACAAAGAAACATGGCATAAACAACCACTGATTGTCATCAGCGTTCTTCACCCGCTGCAATAA